One segment of Alistipes finegoldii DSM 17242 DNA contains the following:
- a CDS encoding fibronectin type III domain-containing protein: MKKSIIYILFALFSFSAAVSLTACKDDGVEISDAYKSKTPKNVKLLEYGNKSLTICWDFVRGATSYTVQLVDGDMNPVSEALCMTTADIDYHEFTDLPTDRIYYGRVRANYPYSATSDWVYVTEHDKPAMLMASVGILDLDPQLKLHAASGSTLTFEWSYTDDKATDAARSYNVELFRDEACTDLYVSWLADGKLSSGKGIFTALAGYPVVRYTFSGLDPETTYYARITNLSFADIQTPVVAGTTAQAGPKAAANTPAKAGDIVLAQDFSAFIHGGDIVNSAAGYNAVSGTDFRKTWEKAEGVNPQADGDRPLCNWATEFHIHTGGTSAEYVEALGMKGWGSSGNTSTRPGYIKCGGGSGGIGILYTPQLTALPANTTVKVSFSASAYAEGENVYGSDIVVEAVEGAEFGSNNVVSKKGTAFVSKTVDISSAVGRFETYTVTLEGLTPASRIAFSSNPAQAGANKTRFLLDDIVVTCEGETHLEQLAAPANVKFDAEAVQPDKLTLKWDAVSGAASYTVACWADGTDESKAALVEKIDGTACTLDKLTPETKYNAKVKAVAGRTATDSDWSAKASATTAEASQGKLDAPANLKAEPGFSTVALTWDAVSGATGYSVTVDNGTPQTVTDNAFTATGLTAGTSHDFSVVALAALAADNSDAATLQSKTLYVRIAAVTTSSIILEWEQAGDVSQYTVAIEEEGDPSRSARFTYDWSKASGYGSIPLRFAFNYVGTEWASAALSPSASYRLRVKAGAADSDSAWSNDITGTVARRTAPAGEVFYEDFDRFMGGDAVMTAVGVKSAKKVTSEAGLSTMLTEFTYTDWSAGGGAMNAGSGTYGDPYRLMFFKDDGWETGALVTGNGVHNAFCGSFRLGGDNANQSYVQTPAMSGLTAAANVTVTFKTAVNVWTAASTTAPAVVFKAGWCRDQFESMELYVVHDDGTKVKVGDTIAVGDAGNELAWKSHSVVIEGLLPTDKLMFTSVGAKKSRYYLDEISVVKN, translated from the coding sequence ATGAAAAAAAGCATCATATACATTCTGTTCGCCCTGTTCTCGTTCTCGGCCGCGGTTTCGCTCACGGCCTGCAAGGACGACGGCGTGGAGATTTCGGACGCCTACAAGTCGAAGACCCCGAAAAACGTGAAACTGCTCGAATACGGCAACAAGTCGCTCACGATCTGCTGGGACTTCGTCCGCGGCGCGACATCGTACACCGTGCAGCTCGTGGACGGCGACATGAACCCCGTCAGCGAAGCGCTCTGCATGACTACCGCCGACATCGACTACCATGAATTCACCGACCTGCCGACCGACCGGATCTATTACGGCCGCGTGCGGGCCAACTACCCCTACTCCGCCACTTCGGACTGGGTGTACGTCACCGAGCACGACAAACCGGCCATGCTGATGGCTTCGGTGGGCATCCTCGACCTCGATCCGCAGCTGAAACTCCATGCGGCGAGCGGTTCGACGCTGACCTTCGAGTGGTCCTACACCGACGACAAGGCGACCGATGCTGCGCGCAGCTACAATGTCGAGCTTTTCCGCGACGAAGCCTGCACCGATCTCTACGTCAGCTGGCTCGCCGACGGCAAACTCTCGTCGGGCAAAGGCATCTTCACCGCGCTGGCCGGCTACCCCGTCGTGCGCTACACCTTCTCAGGGCTCGATCCCGAAACGACCTATTACGCCCGGATCACCAACCTGAGTTTTGCCGATATCCAGACTCCCGTCGTGGCCGGAACCACGGCCCAAGCCGGCCCGAAAGCCGCTGCGAACACCCCCGCGAAGGCCGGTGACATCGTGCTGGCGCAGGATTTCTCCGCCTTCATCCACGGCGGCGACATCGTGAATTCGGCGGCCGGTTACAACGCCGTTTCGGGCACCGACTTCCGCAAGACGTGGGAGAAGGCCGAGGGCGTGAATCCGCAGGCGGACGGCGACCGTCCCCTCTGCAACTGGGCGACCGAGTTCCACATCCACACGGGCGGCACGTCGGCCGAATACGTCGAAGCGCTCGGCATGAAGGGCTGGGGTTCGTCGGGCAACACCTCCACCCGTCCGGGCTACATCAAGTGCGGCGGCGGAAGCGGCGGCATCGGCATCCTCTACACGCCCCAGCTGACGGCCCTGCCCGCGAACACGACCGTCAAGGTCAGCTTCTCGGCCAGCGCCTATGCCGAAGGCGAAAACGTCTACGGCAGCGACATCGTCGTCGAAGCCGTCGAAGGGGCGGAATTCGGCTCGAACAACGTCGTGAGCAAGAAAGGCACCGCCTTCGTGTCGAAAACGGTCGACATCTCGTCCGCCGTGGGCAGGTTCGAAACCTACACCGTGACGCTCGAAGGACTCACCCCGGCGTCGCGCATCGCCTTCTCCTCGAATCCGGCGCAGGCCGGCGCCAACAAGACGCGCTTCCTGCTCGACGACATCGTCGTCACCTGCGAGGGCGAAACGCATCTTGAGCAGCTCGCGGCCCCGGCGAACGTGAAATTCGACGCCGAAGCCGTTCAGCCCGACAAGCTGACGCTCAAATGGGACGCCGTGAGCGGCGCGGCATCCTATACGGTCGCCTGCTGGGCCGACGGCACCGACGAAAGCAAGGCTGCGCTGGTCGAAAAGATCGACGGCACGGCCTGCACGCTCGACAAGCTGACGCCCGAAACCAAATACAACGCCAAGGTCAAGGCCGTAGCCGGCCGCACGGCCACCGACTCCGACTGGTCGGCCAAGGCTTCGGCAACCACCGCCGAAGCTTCGCAGGGCAAGCTCGACGCACCCGCCAACCTGAAGGCCGAACCCGGATTCTCGACCGTGGCGCTGACATGGGACGCCGTTTCCGGTGCCACGGGATACAGCGTGACGGTCGATAACGGCACGCCGCAGACCGTGACGGACAACGCCTTCACGGCGACCGGGCTGACGGCGGGCACTTCGCACGACTTCTCGGTCGTGGCGCTCGCCGCGCTCGCCGCGGACAACTCCGATGCGGCGACGCTGCAGTCGAAGACGCTTTACGTCAGGATAGCCGCCGTAACCACGTCGAGCATCATCCTCGAATGGGAGCAGGCGGGAGACGTCTCGCAATATACGGTGGCCATCGAGGAGGAGGGCGATCCCTCCCGCAGCGCCCGGTTCACCTATGACTGGTCGAAAGCTTCGGGATACGGAAGCATCCCCCTGCGTTTCGCCTTCAACTATGTAGGCACGGAGTGGGCTTCGGCCGCCCTGTCACCCTCGGCAAGCTACAGGCTCAGGGTGAAGGCCGGCGCCGCAGATTCCGATTCGGCGTGGTCGAACGACATTACGGGCACCGTAGCGCGCCGCACGGCCCCTGCCGGCGAAGTGTTCTATGAAGACTTCGACCGCTTTATGGGCGGCGACGCCGTCATGACCGCCGTCGGCGTCAAATCGGCCAAGAAGGTGACCAGCGAGGCCGGGCTTTCGACCATGCTGACCGAGTTCACCTACACCGACTGGTCGGCAGGCGGCGGCGCCATGAATGCCGGCAGCGGCACCTACGGCGATCCCTACCGGTTGATGTTCTTCAAGGACGACGGCTGGGAAACCGGTGCGCTGGTTACGGGCAACGGAGTTCACAATGCCTTCTGCGGCAGTTTCCGTCTCGGCGGCGACAACGCGAACCAGAGCTATGTCCAGACGCCCGCCATGAGCGGACTCACTGCGGCGGCGAATGTCACGGTGACCTTCAAGACCGCCGTAAACGTCTGGACCGCGGCTTCGACCACCGCCCCGGCCGTTGTCTTCAAGGCGGGCTGGTGCCGCGACCAGTTCGAGTCGATGGAGCTGTATGTGGTCCACGACGACGGAACGAAAGTCAAGGTCGGCGATACGATCGCGGTCGGCGATGCCGGAAACGAACTGGCGTGGAAATCGCACAGCGTCGTGATCGAGGGGCTGCTGCCTACCGACAAGCTGATGTTCACCAGCGTAGGTGCCAAGAAGAGCCGCTACTACCTCGACGAAATTTCGGTCGTCAAGAACTGA
- a CDS encoding BACON domain-containing protein produces MKFFHKLTIILALAGIGGLTACSDDDSGFLKRNLREMSFSYVESSNTFTIRATGDWYISDVPDSREWTGAYSWVHVDRLSGKGSPDTYQKITVTCDQNVSDERTATIYLHGCGEENVAIAIKQENGIFEWKPFDNGQRFGVSGLLKLNAESEASLRIPYIKAVGTEKYTVSVTQTGGNGLTAAAGSYSISSPGNGFIEIPLTGTATKQGIVTFALKVTDAAGVETDFGEISTIVRAGFDQAGEETPLLVQNFNKFPWGGDCIGQKAGVTSADKTVANLSLDNETVSVTAGTNASIGGITSTVRNGNPSFYRAIGMEGWTGYLNYMCPGYMQFGAASDNADGQPGNIISPVLNIPAGYDMLLTFKVGIWAAAPDQGMVGICEKNDGFWISKGTLSKIVASTKSYVSLDIPAYTWVEVSAVIPNPGSLANPSLFISTADSWFSGSTVKAGRWYVDDIKLVY; encoded by the coding sequence ATGAAATTTTTTCACAAACTGACGATAATTCTCGCGCTGGCGGGGATCGGCGGTCTGACTGCATGCAGCGACGACGACAGCGGGTTCCTCAAACGCAACCTGCGCGAGATGAGTTTCTCGTACGTCGAATCGAGCAATACGTTTACGATTCGCGCCACGGGCGACTGGTATATCAGCGATGTGCCCGACAGCCGGGAGTGGACCGGCGCCTACAGCTGGGTGCACGTGGACCGGTTGTCGGGAAAAGGCAGCCCCGACACCTATCAGAAAATCACGGTCACCTGCGACCAGAACGTCTCGGACGAACGCACGGCGACCATCTACCTGCACGGCTGCGGCGAGGAGAACGTCGCCATCGCCATCAAACAGGAGAACGGCATCTTCGAATGGAAGCCCTTCGACAACGGACAGCGGTTCGGCGTGTCGGGCCTGCTGAAACTGAACGCCGAATCCGAAGCCAGCCTCCGCATCCCCTACATCAAGGCCGTCGGCACGGAGAAATACACCGTTTCGGTGACCCAGACGGGCGGCAACGGGCTGACGGCGGCCGCAGGCAGCTATTCGATCTCCTCGCCGGGCAACGGCTTCATCGAGATACCCCTCACGGGCACCGCGACCAAACAGGGCATCGTGACCTTCGCGCTGAAAGTCACCGACGCCGCGGGCGTCGAAACGGACTTCGGCGAGATTTCGACCATCGTCCGCGCCGGATTCGACCAAGCGGGCGAAGAGACGCCGCTGCTGGTCCAGAACTTCAACAAATTCCCGTGGGGCGGCGACTGCATCGGCCAGAAAGCCGGCGTGACCTCGGCGGACAAGACCGTCGCCAACCTCAGCCTCGACAACGAGACGGTGAGCGTCACGGCGGGCACCAACGCCAGCATCGGCGGCATCACCTCGACCGTACGCAACGGCAATCCCTCGTTCTACCGCGCCATCGGCATGGAGGGCTGGACGGGTTACCTCAACTACATGTGCCCCGGCTACATGCAGTTCGGAGCGGCGAGCGACAACGCCGACGGACAGCCCGGCAACATCATCTCCCCGGTGCTGAACATTCCCGCGGGCTATGACATGCTGCTGACTTTCAAGGTCGGCATCTGGGCCGCCGCACCCGATCAGGGCATGGTCGGCATCTGCGAGAAGAACGACGGCTTCTGGATTTCGAAAGGCACGCTCAGCAAGATCGTCGCTTCGACCAAGAGCTACGTTTCGCTCGACATCCCGGCCTACACGTGGGTCGAAGTGTCGGCCGTCATCCCCAACCCCGGATCGCTGGCCAATCCGTCACTCTTCATCTCCACGGCCGACAGCTGGTTCTCCGGATCGACGGTGAAGGCGGGCCGCTGGTATGTGGACGACATCAAGCTCGTATATTAA
- a CDS encoding SusC/RagA family TonB-linked outer membrane protein → MKNLFHKGLCLVMALCCIAFKGYAGGGTLPDAQGHDLKLSYSRTTLKTVADAITQQVGIVFSYEIALADYPMENLYVTEQGAALDAILKTVFTPRGIDYRVVDKVVVLTRSAHPAQTVRAAPAKAQVTGVVRDAAGNPMIGVTVTIKGTLVGVSTGVDGSYTIPADKDAMLLFSYIGYRNQEEPVGQRTQIDVTMQEDQLMMDEVVVVGYGTLKKRNIVGAVENLAGDAVENRPNADITRSLQGQIPGLNIVQTDGKAAHGGQVTIRGVNNSFKARVNDGQKENKLGQGGSALVLIDGAEGDMSSVNPDDIASISVLKDASSAAVYGARGAFGVILITTKNPEKGKVRVNYNGSVSLHRRTVIWEDNVVTDPVQWVEAFRESYLNSSPTATVPSLFNNYMPYSNAWFEELKRRRADPTMDNYSIDANGNYSYYGETNWLKEIYKSVNYSTTHAVSIQGGREGVSYYVSGRYYNQDGIYKVGEETYKKYNLRAKGSIRIRPWLTLDNNTSLMSSKYHQPMMHYGQQMISRQIDMFAFPFALLKNPDGTWTQTAAKSGYAAFAEGTSWQEDNRLEVANTTTFNFEFVPEVFKVSADVTYKGARWTRDRMENLYTYYTGVNVSGQDNSYSSLENWNYISNYISTNIVGTLTPKLGRDHDLNVVAGWNLEDYDYRAQKTYRQGNLYPSKPSFTLMDGEYYSTTSGGYTWGLVGFFGRINYAYAGRYLVELSARYDGSSKFPANSQWGFFPSASVGWRLSEEPWLKPHVEGWLDNFKIRASIGSLGNANIDPYQYLETMTATNSASIAKSSVIINGQNVPYTSVPDLIPDDITWEKVTTYNIGLDLDLFNNRLSFTGDYYRRNTTDLYTVGPNLPQVLGSAAPYGNYASLKTKGWEVSLGWRDSFKLGGKPFNYSLRAMLWDSRSWITDYYNETGDLTTYYKGMEIGEIWGFRTAGIYASNAEALNGPAYNFFKNGEMFRAYAGDLRFVDVDGDGIMTKGNRTLSNHGDMEIIGNQSPRYQYSINMSLNWNGIGLSMLWQGVGKRDWYPWTESGFFWGKWNRAYNSLMKTQTGDRVVKIDKSTDNWRVTNMDKNPYWTRMVSLAANRNDGPLTWENDHYLQDASYIRLKNITVDYTFPKHICKKLRIEGLKIYVSGENLFTHSPMFKYTDMFDPEVITSGDSDFASTQKSGLGGTGNGYSYPMLKTVTLGVNVTF, encoded by the coding sequence ATGAAGAATTTATTCCATAAAGGACTCTGTCTGGTCATGGCGCTCTGCTGCATAGCATTTAAGGGCTATGCGGGAGGAGGAACGCTTCCCGACGCCCAAGGGCACGACCTGAAGCTGTCCTATTCCCGAACGACGCTCAAAACCGTTGCCGACGCGATCACGCAGCAGGTGGGCATCGTATTCTCCTATGAAATCGCACTGGCCGATTATCCGATGGAGAACCTCTACGTTACGGAACAGGGGGCCGCGCTCGACGCCATCCTCAAAACGGTATTCACGCCCCGCGGCATCGATTACCGCGTGGTGGACAAGGTCGTGGTGCTGACGCGCAGCGCGCATCCCGCACAAACCGTCAGGGCCGCTCCGGCCAAGGCGCAGGTGACGGGCGTGGTGCGGGACGCCGCAGGCAACCCGATGATCGGCGTGACGGTCACGATCAAAGGCACGCTGGTCGGCGTCTCCACGGGCGTGGACGGCAGCTACACCATTCCGGCGGACAAGGACGCGATGCTGCTCTTCTCGTACATCGGCTACCGCAATCAGGAAGAGCCGGTGGGGCAGCGCACCCAGATCGACGTCACGATGCAGGAGGACCAGCTGATGATGGACGAAGTGGTCGTCGTGGGTTACGGTACGCTCAAGAAGCGCAACATCGTGGGCGCCGTCGAGAATCTGGCGGGCGACGCGGTGGAGAACCGTCCGAACGCCGACATCACCCGTTCGCTTCAGGGCCAGATTCCGGGTCTGAACATCGTGCAGACCGACGGTAAGGCCGCCCACGGAGGTCAGGTGACCATTCGCGGCGTGAACAACAGCTTCAAGGCCCGCGTCAACGACGGGCAGAAGGAGAACAAACTCGGACAGGGCGGCAGCGCGCTGGTGCTCATCGACGGCGCCGAGGGCGACATGAGCTCGGTGAACCCCGACGACATCGCCTCGATCTCGGTGCTCAAGGACGCTTCGTCGGCAGCCGTTTACGGCGCCCGCGGCGCATTCGGCGTAATCCTTATCACGACCAAGAATCCCGAAAAAGGCAAGGTGCGCGTGAATTACAACGGTTCGGTGTCGCTGCACCGCCGCACGGTGATCTGGGAGGACAACGTGGTGACCGACCCCGTGCAGTGGGTCGAGGCGTTCCGCGAATCGTATCTCAACTCGTCGCCGACGGCCACCGTCCCGTCGCTGTTCAACAACTACATGCCTTATTCGAACGCATGGTTCGAAGAGCTGAAACGACGCCGCGCCGATCCGACGATGGACAACTACAGCATCGACGCCAACGGCAACTACAGCTATTACGGCGAGACGAACTGGCTCAAGGAGATTTACAAGTCGGTGAACTACTCGACCACGCACGCCGTCAGCATTCAGGGCGGCCGCGAGGGCGTGAGCTACTACGTTTCGGGACGCTATTACAATCAGGACGGCATCTACAAGGTGGGCGAGGAGACCTACAAGAAGTACAACCTGCGCGCCAAAGGCTCGATCCGCATCCGCCCGTGGCTGACGCTCGACAACAACACCAGTCTGATGAGCAGCAAGTACCATCAGCCGATGATGCACTACGGCCAGCAGATGATCTCGCGTCAGATCGACATGTTCGCCTTTCCGTTCGCGCTGCTGAAGAACCCCGACGGCACATGGACGCAGACCGCCGCCAAGAGCGGATACGCGGCCTTCGCCGAGGGTACTTCGTGGCAGGAGGACAACCGGCTTGAGGTGGCCAACACCACGACGTTCAACTTCGAATTCGTCCCTGAGGTGTTCAAAGTCTCGGCCGACGTGACCTACAAGGGCGCACGCTGGACGCGCGACCGCATGGAGAACCTCTACACCTACTATACGGGCGTGAACGTTTCGGGACAGGACAACAGCTACTCGTCGCTCGAAAACTGGAACTACATTTCGAACTACATCTCGACCAACATCGTCGGCACCCTCACCCCCAAACTGGGACGGGACCACGACCTGAACGTCGTGGCCGGATGGAACCTCGAAGATTACGACTACCGCGCGCAGAAGACCTACCGGCAGGGCAACCTCTATCCCTCGAAGCCCAGCTTCACGCTGATGGACGGCGAGTATTACTCGACCACGTCGGGCGGTTACACGTGGGGGCTGGTCGGCTTCTTCGGACGTATCAACTACGCCTACGCGGGCCGCTATCTGGTCGAGCTGAGCGCACGCTACGACGGTTCGTCGAAATTCCCGGCCAACTCGCAGTGGGGATTCTTCCCCTCGGCATCGGTGGGCTGGCGCCTCTCGGAGGAGCCGTGGCTCAAACCGCACGTGGAGGGATGGCTCGACAACTTCAAGATCCGCGCGAGCATCGGTTCGCTCGGCAACGCCAACATCGACCCCTATCAGTACCTCGAAACGATGACGGCCACCAACAGCGCCTCGATCGCCAAGTCGTCGGTCATCATCAACGGTCAGAACGTGCCTTACACGTCGGTTCCCGACCTGATTCCCGACGACATCACGTGGGAGAAGGTGACCACCTACAACATCGGTCTGGACCTCGACCTGTTCAACAACCGGCTCTCGTTCACGGGCGACTACTACCGCCGCAACACCACCGACCTCTACACCGTCGGTCCCAACCTCCCGCAGGTGCTGGGCAGCGCGGCGCCCTACGGCAACTACGCCAGCCTGAAGACCAAGGGCTGGGAGGTCAGCCTCGGCTGGCGCGATTCGTTCAAGCTGGGCGGCAAGCCCTTCAACTACAGCCTCCGGGCCATGCTCTGGGACAGCCGCAGCTGGATTACGGACTACTACAACGAGACCGGCGACCTGACCACCTACTACAAGGGCATGGAGATCGGCGAGATCTGGGGCTTCCGCACCGCGGGCATCTACGCCAGCAACGCCGAGGCGCTCAACGGCCCGGCCTACAACTTCTTCAAGAACGGCGAGATGTTCCGCGCCTACGCCGGCGACCTGCGGTTCGTCGACGTGGACGGCGACGGCATCATGACCAAAGGCAACCGCACGCTGTCGAACCACGGCGACATGGAGATCATCGGCAACCAGTCGCCCCGCTACCAGTACAGCATCAACATGTCGCTGAACTGGAACGGCATCGGCCTTTCGATGCTCTGGCAGGGCGTGGGCAAGCGCGACTGGTATCCGTGGACCGAATCGGGCTTCTTCTGGGGCAAGTGGAACCGCGCCTACAACTCGCTGATGAAGACGCAGACGGGCGACAGGGTAGTGAAGATCGACAAGAGCACCGACAACTGGCGCGTGACGAACATGGACAAGAATCCCTACTGGACGCGCATGGTGTCGCTCGCCGCCAACCGCAACGACGGTCCGCTGACGTGGGAGAACGACCACTACCTGCAGGACGCCTCGTACATCCGTCTGAAAAACATCACGGTCGATTACACCTTCCCCAAGCACATATGCAAGAAACTGCGCATCGAGGGGCTGAAGATCTACGTGTCGGGCGAAAACCTCTTCACGCACTCGCCGATGTTCAAGTATACGGACATGTTCGACCCCGAAGTAATCACCAGCGGCGACTCCGACTTCGCAAGCACCCAGAAATCGGGACTCGGCGGCACGGGTAACGGCTACTCCTATCCGATGCTCAAGACCGTGACGCTGGGCGTAAACGTAACATTTTAA
- a CDS encoding RagB/SusD family nutrient uptake outer membrane protein: MKKILLYTLMTVAAAGMTACEDFLTRDTYDQIGSDEFWKSETDLELYANGFIQKMIPGDGTITRGDIDADYCAVDIATDLLRPDGNVSPDNQGGWTESSWTNLRRVNYMLDNMHRCRGRVSDEVYNHYEGVARFWRAWFYYDKVRTFGAVPWYDFTISASDKEALTKPRDSREYVMDKVLEDLTFASTYCLADAKYTKGSALINKWVALAFKSRVCLYEGTFRKYHSREPSSDKPWQNDVYNADNKFLREAAAAAKEIMDKGPFSLVTGDVKTAYRSLFTSAGLLTQEVIFGREYSKELSAFHETSWYYYSPTYGTKIAMTKKFMNTYLTTKGTPFTDIDGYKTVDFIHEFDGRDARMAQTVISPSYQMKISGRTVPYSPNWKVTRTGYHPIKWSIDDDADNVLSKAASWNSLPIIRYAEVLLNYAEAKAELGEMDAAVWDQTIAPLRSRAGVTSVIPAKADPYMEAYFLNTVTDKWILEVRRERGIELCLEMGLRWDDDMRWHMGDLLTSDNNPWTGIYIGSTSYTYDYTGLSTDDNGDPVPDFYIRPGEDTKHSIAISNTGANQTFSLNGEGNIVWEYRRVWSEKKYLRPIPLTAITRNPNLEQNALWK, from the coding sequence ATGAAAAAAATCCTATTATACACGCTGATGACCGTGGCGGCCGCAGGAATGACCGCCTGCGAGGACTTCCTGACGCGCGACACCTACGACCAGATCGGCAGCGACGAATTCTGGAAATCGGAGACCGATCTGGAGCTATACGCCAACGGATTCATCCAGAAGATGATCCCCGGCGACGGAACCATCACGCGCGGCGACATCGACGCCGACTACTGCGCCGTGGACATCGCCACCGACCTGCTGCGTCCCGACGGCAACGTCTCGCCCGACAATCAGGGCGGCTGGACCGAAAGCAGCTGGACCAACCTGCGCCGCGTAAACTACATGCTCGACAACATGCACCGCTGCCGGGGCCGCGTAAGCGACGAGGTCTACAACCATTACGAAGGCGTGGCCCGCTTCTGGCGCGCATGGTTCTACTACGACAAGGTGCGGACCTTCGGCGCCGTGCCTTGGTACGACTTCACGATCTCGGCCAGCGACAAGGAGGCTCTGACCAAACCCCGCGACAGCCGCGAATACGTCATGGACAAAGTGCTCGAAGACCTCACCTTCGCCAGCACCTACTGCCTTGCCGACGCCAAGTACACGAAAGGCTCGGCCCTGATCAACAAGTGGGTGGCGCTGGCCTTCAAGTCGCGCGTATGTCTCTACGAAGGCACCTTCCGCAAGTACCATTCGCGCGAGCCGTCGTCCGACAAGCCGTGGCAGAACGACGTCTACAACGCCGATAACAAGTTCCTGCGCGAAGCCGCCGCGGCAGCCAAGGAGATCATGGACAAAGGTCCCTTCTCGCTCGTGACGGGCGACGTGAAGACCGCCTACCGCTCGCTGTTCACCAGCGCCGGGCTGCTGACCCAAGAGGTGATCTTCGGCCGCGAATACAGCAAGGAGCTTTCGGCCTTCCACGAAACCAGCTGGTATTACTATTCGCCGACCTACGGAACCAAGATCGCCATGACCAAGAAGTTCATGAACACCTACCTCACGACCAAGGGCACGCCCTTCACCGACATCGACGGCTACAAGACCGTCGACTTCATCCACGAATTCGACGGCCGCGACGCCCGCATGGCGCAGACGGTCATCAGCCCCTCGTACCAGATGAAGATCAGCGGCCGCACGGTGCCCTATTCGCCCAACTGGAAGGTGACCCGCACGGGCTACCATCCGATCAAGTGGTCGATCGACGACGATGCCGACAACGTGCTTTCGAAGGCGGCCAGCTGGAACTCGCTGCCGATCATCCGTTACGCCGAGGTGCTGCTCAACTATGCCGAAGCCAAGGCCGAGCTGGGCGAAATGGACGCCGCCGTCTGGGATCAGACCATCGCGCCGCTGCGCAGCCGCGCCGGCGTGACGTCGGTCATCCCCGCCAAGGCCGATCCCTACATGGAGGCTTATTTCCTCAATACGGTGACCGACAAATGGATTCTCGAAGTGCGCCGCGAACGAGGCATCGAACTTTGTCTCGAAATGGGTCTCCGCTGGGACGACGACATGCGCTGGCACATGGGCGACCTGCTGACGAGCGACAACAACCCGTGGACGGGCATCTACATCGGCAGCACGAGCTATACCTACGACTACACGGGTCTCAGCACCGACGACAACGGCGATCCCGTGCCCGACTTCTACATCCGTCCGGGCGAGGACACCAAACATTCGATCGCCATTTCGAATACGGGCGCCAACCAGACCTTCTCGCTCAACGGCGAGGGCAACATCGTCTGGGAATACCGGCGCGTATGGAGCGAAAAGAAGTACCTGCGTCCGATTCCGCTGACGGCGATCACGCGCAACCCCAATCTCGAACAGAACGCGCTCTGGAAGTAA